The genomic DNA ACCTCCAGCGACCGTACGAGTGCGTAGACGGAGCCGCTCTTGGCGTTCAGGTACGGATAGCGCTCGTTGAGCGCGACCGCCAGCGCGTATTGGTGCATCGGCTGCTCCACCAGGAGGCCAAGCAGCCGCAGGGTCAGTGGATTGTCCACCGCGGTCAATGGCATACCCGAATACTATCATTCGTATACGGGTATATGCGAGTGGAAGTCTGCGGCTCGCCGGGTGAGTGTGTCCATTCCGTCTCGCGTGCACCAGCGCGAGGGCGACTCTGCCAAACGGCGAAAGGACACTCGGCTGCGGTACTGCAGCCGAGCGTCCCGTTAGGCTTCTCGTCGCCAGCAACCGATCACCGTGTTGCGACGACTCCTGGAATGCGCCGACCGTACGGCGGGGCCTCGGCCGACGACCTGGTCGTCACGTCCGCCCGGGGTTCCCATGCCCTGGAAGTCCCGGGCGGACGCGGTCCGAAGGGGTCAGTGAGCCTTCTCGAACTGCTCCTCCTCCGTGGAGCCCCGCAGGGCCGTGGTGGAGGAGTCCGGCGCGATGGCCGTGCTGACCAGGTCGAAGTATCCGGTGCCGACCTCGCGCTGGTGGCGGGTGGCGGTGTAGCCGCGCGCCTCGGCGGCGAACTCGGCCTCCTGGAGTTCGACGTAGGCGGTCATGCCGTCGGTGGCGTAGCCCTGGGCCAGGCTGAACATCGAGTGGTTGAGCGAGTGGAAGCCCGCCAGCGTGATGAACTGGAACTTGTATCCCATGTGGCCGAGCTCGCGCTGGAACTTGGCGATGGTCGAGTCGTCCAGGTGCTTCTTCCAGTTGAAGGAGGGCGAGCAGTTGTAGGCCAGCATCTGGTCGGGATACCTGGCCTTGACGGCCTCGGCGAACTCGCGGGCCACGTCCAGGTCCGGCAGGGAGGTCTCCATCCAGAGCAGGTCGGAGTGGGGCGCGTAGGCCAGACCCCGGGCGATGCAGGAGTCGACGCCGTTGCGGACGCGGTAGAAGCCCTCGGCGGTGCGCTCGCCGGTGGTGAAGGCCTGGTCCCGGGGGTCGACGTCGGTGGTCAGCAGCGTCGCGGCCTGTGCGTCGGTCCGCGCGATGATCAGAGACGGGACACCCAGTACGTCGGCCGCGAGGCGGGCCGCGCTGAGGGTCTTGACGTGCTGGCCGGTCGGGATCAGGACCTTGCCGCCCAGGTGGCCGCACTTCTTCTCGGAGGCGAGCTGGTCCTCCCAGTGCACGCCCGCCGCACCTGCGGCGATCATGCCCTTCATCAGCTCGAAGGCGTTGAGCACGCCGCCGAAGCCCGCTTCGGCGTCGGCCACGATCGGTGCCAGCCAGTGCGGCGCGTCGCCGTCCCCCTCCGACCAGGTGATCTGGTCGGCGCGCAGCAGCGCGTTGTTGATGCGGCGGACGACGGCCGGGACCGAATTCGCCGGGTAGAGGCTCTGATCCGGGTAGGTCTGCCCGCCGAGGTTGGCGTCGGCCGCGACCTGCCAGCCGGACAGATAGATCGCCTTCAGGCCCGCCCTGACCTGCTGCACGGCCTGGTTGCCGGTCAGCGCGCCGAGCGCGTGCACGTAGTCCTCGGTGGTGAGCAGCTTCCACAGCCGCTCGGCGCCGAGCCGGGCCAGGGTGTGCTCCTCCTGGACCGAGCCCCGCAGCCGGACGACATCCTCGGCCGTGTAGGTCCGCTCGGTGCCCTGCCAGCGGGGGTTGGTCTCCCATTCGCGCCGCAGCTCGTCTGCGGCTCCCTTGAGGCGATCATTCATCTTTTTCACTCCTTGTCGTCCCCTGGGTGCCTTGCTCTGAGTGTGCGCGCCGGTGAAATGGGTGAACAAGGCCAATCTTCTCGAAAAAACGTCCTTTTTTCTGATTCTGCCAATACTGATCGGTATTGGACAGAGAAGAAATTAAGAGTTTGCGATATGGACTAGACCAATCTTGGCGATTGGGACGCGCGGCGGAGGGTAGGCCTGAAATAACCCTCAAAATTTCGTTTAGCATCGTGGTATGGCATCCCTGGTCGGTGAAGAACCGCTGTCCTTGACGCAGGAGCTCGACCTCATCGCGTTCGGTCAGCGCCTGAGACACCTGCGTAAGCAGCGCGGGCTCACCCTCTCTGACCTGGGCGAACGGGTCAGCCGTGCGCCGAGCCAGCTCTCTCTGCTGGAGAACGGCAAGCGCGAGCCGAAGCTGTCCCTGCTGAAGTCCCTCGCCGCCGCGCTCAACGTGCCGGTCGAGGAGCTGCTCCGCCGCCAGGCGCCGAGCCGCCGGGCCCAGCTGGAGATGGCACTGGAGGAGGCGCAGCGCGACCCGCTGTACGCCGGACTCGGCCTGGCCAGACTGAAGGTCTCCGCACGCGTCCCCAACGACGTGCTCGAACACATCCTGGGCCTCTACGGCGAGCTGCGCTCACGCCAGGCCAAGGGCACCGCCACCCCAGAGGAGGCGCGCGTCGCCAACGCCGAACTCCGCCGTATGCAGCGCGAACGGGGCAACTACTTCGAGGAGATCGAGAAGGCGGCGGCCGAAGCGCTCTCCGCAGTCGGCTACCGCGCCGGCGCGCTGTCGCAGAGCACCGTCCAAGCCCTGGTCACCCACTTCGGCTACACCGTTCAGACGGTCCAGGACCTGCCCCGCACCGTCCGCTCCATCACCGACCTGCGCAACCGGCGCATCTACGTCAAGCACGAGCAGCTGGGCATGCACACCCCCCGCACGATCCTGCTGCAGACCCTCGGCCACCTCGCCCTCGGCCACCACAAGCCTCGTGACTTCGCCGACTTCCTCCGCCAGCGGACCGAGGCCAACTACTTCGCCGCCGCCGTGCTGGTGCCCGAGGCCACCGCCGTACCGTACCTGAGGGAGGCCAAACAGGACCGGGCGCTGAGCGTGGAGGACCTGAGGGACGTGTTCGCCGTCTCCTACGAGATGGCCGCGCACCGGTTCACCAACCTGGCCACCCACTTCCTCGACCTGAGCTGTCACTTCGTCCGCAACAACGCCGGCGGGATCATCTACAAGGCCTACGAGAACGACGGCATCGTCTTCCCCGCCGACGAGCAGGGCGCCATCGAGGGTCAGCGGATGTGCCTGCAGTGGTCGGGGCGGCAGGTCTTCCACTCCCCGGACAGGTTCTCCGTCTTCTACCAGTACTCGGACTCGCCGACCGGCACCTACTTCTGCGTCGCCCACGTCGACCCCTCACGGGAACGCGACTTCGCCATCACCCTCGGCGTGCCGTACCGCGAGTCACGCTGGTTCCGCGGCAGGGAGACCACCCACCACACCAGGTCGGGATGCCCCACCGGCGACTGCTGCCGCCGCCCGCCCGCCGAGCTCACCCAGCGCTGGGAGGGCTACGCCTGGCCCTCGGCGCGCGGCAACTCCCACGTCCTCGCCGCACTGCCCCCGGGATCCTTCCCCGGTGTGGACGAGGCGGACGTCTACACCTTCCTGGAGCGTCACGCCGCCGAGTGACCCCGTGACAGGGTGAGTGACGGATGGCCGAAGAACCGGTAGGCGGCCCCTGTCGCGGGGGCCTGGCAGCGCAGGGAGCGCAGCACCTCGGCGGGGGGCTCCCCGCTCAGGCAACGGCGGTAGAACTCGGGCGCCAAGCCGTCGTCGACCGGCCACAGCGGGGCGACGGCCCCGCTCGCGCCCGCGAGCAGGAACGCCTGGCAGTCTCCCGGATCCTCCAGGAAGACGAAGGACCCCTCGCCCATGCCCCGGCCCAGCTCCGCGGCCACCGAACTGCCGGCCGCGAAATGGATCATGTCCGGCGGATTGCCGAGCATGGCCAGTACGTCGCCGAACGCGGGGGCGACCTGGGTGGCCCCGTAGGCGGCGACCAGCGGGTGGGCCTCCGTCCCGCCGTGCACGACCGCCATGCTGTCGCCCCGCGCGCGCGTCGGCGGAGGCAGCTCCGGACGCCGCCCGCCGAGAGGCCAGCGGCCGGTCACCGTCTGGCAGTTCAGCAGGGCGGGGAGGGTCCGGTCGAGCGGTTGTTCCAACGTCGCCAGCTCCCAGGGGATGTGCGGCTCTTGGGAGAGGATCAGCACGCTCGGGTGGCGCGGAGCCACCCGCCCGGCCACCGCGTTCAGCAGCTCCCAGAAACCCCGGGGAATCGCCGAGGCGATCTGCCGGCCCAAGTCCTCGACATCCTGCGCCTGCTCCGTGACGTGCCGCCCGAACTCGGAGGTCCGCATCCCCAGGTCGCAGACCTCGGCCTGGT from Streptosporangium sp. NBC_01756 includes the following:
- the aceA gene encoding isocitrate lyase, translating into MNDRLKGAADELRREWETNPRWQGTERTYTAEDVVRLRGSVQEEHTLARLGAERLWKLLTTEDYVHALGALTGNQAVQQVRAGLKAIYLSGWQVAADANLGGQTYPDQSLYPANSVPAVVRRINNALLRADQITWSEGDGDAPHWLAPIVADAEAGFGGVLNAFELMKGMIAAGAAGVHWEDQLASEKKCGHLGGKVLIPTGQHVKTLSAARLAADVLGVPSLIIARTDAQAATLLTTDVDPRDQAFTTGERTAEGFYRVRNGVDSCIARGLAYAPHSDLLWMETSLPDLDVAREFAEAVKARYPDQMLAYNCSPSFNWKKHLDDSTIAKFQRELGHMGYKFQFITLAGFHSLNHSMFSLAQGYATDGMTAYVELQEAEFAAEARGYTATRHQREVGTGYFDLVSTAIAPDSSTTALRGSTEEEQFEKAH
- a CDS encoding helix-turn-helix domain-containing protein, with the translated sequence MASLVGEEPLSLTQELDLIAFGQRLRHLRKQRGLTLSDLGERVSRAPSQLSLLENGKREPKLSLLKSLAAALNVPVEELLRRQAPSRRAQLEMALEEAQRDPLYAGLGLARLKVSARVPNDVLEHILGLYGELRSRQAKGTATPEEARVANAELRRMQRERGNYFEEIEKAAAEALSAVGYRAGALSQSTVQALVTHFGYTVQTVQDLPRTVRSITDLRNRRIYVKHEQLGMHTPRTILLQTLGHLALGHHKPRDFADFLRQRTEANYFAAAVLVPEATAVPYLREAKQDRALSVEDLRDVFAVSYEMAAHRFTNLATHFLDLSCHFVRNNAGGIIYKAYENDGIVFPADEQGAIEGQRMCLQWSGRQVFHSPDRFSVFYQYSDSPTGTYFCVAHVDPSRERDFAITLGVPYRESRWFRGRETTHHTRSGCPTGDCCRRPPAELTQRWEGYAWPSARGNSHVLAALPPGSFPGVDEADVYTFLERHAAE